The following is a genomic window from Bacillus sp. FJAT-52991.
AACCACAGTTACTTTATTTAAAGTCTTGACGTCTTTCTTAGCTGCTTATGCGTTTGCGTTCTTTGATTTTAAAGGCAAAAACATCTTGTACTTTCTATTAATCAGCACGATCTTTATCCCTTTTTCGGTCACGATGATTCCAAACTATTTAGTGATCTCTGACCTTGGATTAGCAGACAGTATATGGGGCGTTATTCTGCCACAGCTTGCTGATGCAGTCGGAATCTTTCTACTGCGACAATCAATGAAAACCATTCCTATTTCCTTAATTGAAGTAGCTAGACTAGACAACTTAGGACACGCGCGCATCATGAAAGATATTGTGCTCCCACTTGTCAAACCGGCTATCACATCAACAGGAATTTGGTTCTTTATTTTATCGTGGAATGAATACGTATGGCCGGTACTTATTTTGAAAACGACCGATAATTATACATTGCCGTTAGCACTGCAAATGTATATTAGTTCAGAAGGCGGAACAAATTTCACTGTCGCCATGGCCGTAGCCGTGATCACGATGATCATACCATTAACGTTATATTTACTGTTCCAAAAGTATATTATTGGGACATTTACTTCTTCAGGAATTAAGTAAAGGCGGGATATTGTGAAGGAAATTCGATTTGAAAATGTGTGCAAATCTTACGGAAAAATCGAAGTAGTGAAAGATCTTAATTTAACAATCAAAGAAGGAGAACGCTTAATCCTTCTGGGGCCATCTGGATGTGGGAAATCCACGACATTACGCATGATTGCAGGGTTGGAAGATGTGACATCAGGGTCTTTATATATGGATAACCAAAAAGTAAATGACCTCCCGAGTGGAAAAAGAAATGTCGCCATGGTCTTTCAAAACTAT
Proteins encoded in this region:
- a CDS encoding carbohydrate ABC transporter permease → MKTNRFVSIPWHIIFMVTIVILIFPIIFAIGISFKPLEEAYNNALNFIPTQPTLENYETFFESLNVVKIISNTLIIATTVTLFKVLTSFLAAYAFAFFDFKGKNILYFLLISTIFIPFSVTMIPNYLVISDLGLADSIWGVILPQLADAVGIFLLRQSMKTIPISLIEVARLDNLGHARIMKDIVLPLVKPAITSTGIWFFILSWNEYVWPVLILKTTDNYTLPLALQMYISSEGGTNFTVAMAVAVITMIIPLTLYLLFQKYIIGTFTSSGIK